The Brachyhypopomus gauderio isolate BG-103 chromosome 2, BGAUD_0.2, whole genome shotgun sequence genome contains a region encoding:
- the nucb1 gene encoding nucleobindin-1 produces MLGVCHWLLLLSISLRVWSVPIERNVNAQEVPPQPEEKGEDNVDTGLYYDRYLREVIEVLETDPHFREKLQTANTEDIKNGRLSKELDLVGHHVRTRLDELKRQEVSRLRMLLKAKLDNTQSVQMDHISLLKQFEHLDPHNQNTFEAKDLELLIATATKDLENYDAERHEEFKRYEMLKEHERREYLRSLDQEKRDREERRMEEMKEKHRQHPKVNAPGSVAQLKEVWEETDGLDPQEFNPKTFFRLHDTNGDGLLDEQELEALFTKELEKVYDPKNEEDDMMEMEEERLRMREHVMKNVDLNQDRLVSLEEFLRSMEKKEFNSPKEWETLDDTKPVFTEAELQRFEAELRDKEVELSRRAETLRQEQEILKERGKALEAQKREYQQAVLEMSQRQKDQQAVRRLPPSGPNGELQFQPESQSMAQDGSQVGKVAVDQNGEVRNSLPAEPPQNLPQHTR; encoded by the exons ATGCTGGGGGTTTGTCATTGGCTGCTGCTCCTGTCCATCTCTTTGAGGGTGTGGTCAGTGCCCATAGAGAGGAATGTCAATGCCCAGGAAGTCCCACCCCAAccagaggagaaaggagaggatAATGTG GACACGGGCCTCTACTATGACCGTTACCTGAGAGAGGTCATCGAGGTCTTGGAGACCGACCCGCACTTCAGAGAGAAGCTCCAGACTGCCAACACAGAAGACATAAAA AATGGCCGACTCAGTAAGGAACTGGACCTGGTGGGACACCATGTTAGGACTCGACTGGATGAGCTAAAGAGACAGGAAGTGTCTCGCCTCAGAATGCTGCTGAAGGCTAAACTAGACAACACgcaga GCGTTCAGATGGATCACATCTCCTTGCTGAAGCAATTTGAGCATCTTGATCCCCACAATCAGAACACATTTGAGGCCAAAGACCTGGAACTGCTCATCGCCACG gctaCTAAAGACTTGGAGAACTACGATGCTGAGCGCCACGAAGAGTTCAAACGCTATGAGATGCTGAAGGAGCACGAGAGGAGGGAGTACCTCAGGAGTCTGGACCAGGAGAAGAGGGAccgggaggagaggaggatggaggagatgaaggagaaACATCGACAACATCCCAAAGTCAACGCACCG GGGAGTGTTGCCCAGCTGAAAGAAGTGTGGGAGGAGACTGATGGTCTGGACCCCCAGGAATTCAACCCCAAGACCTTCTTCAGACTACATG ACACAAACGGAGACGGCCTCCTGGACGAGCAGGAGCTGGAAGCCCTGTTTACCAAAGAG CTGGAGAAAGTGTATGACCCCAAGAATGAAGAGGACGATatgatggagatggaggaagagagactGAGGATGAGGGAGCATGTCATGAAGAAC GTCGACCTGAATCAGGACCGTCTGGTCAGCCTGGAGGAGTTCCTCAGATCCATGGAGAAGAAAGAGTTCAACAGCCCTAAAGAATGGGAG ACACTGGATGACACGAAACCTGTGTTCACGGAGGCGGAGCTTCAACGTTTTGAGGCGGAGCTCCGTGATAAGGAAGTGGAGCTCAGCAGAAGGGCGGAGACCCTGAGACAGGAACAGGAAATTCTCAAAGAGAGAGGCAAAGCCCTTGAGGCCCAAAAGAGGGAGTACCAGCAG GCGGTGTTGGAGATGTCCCAAAGACAGAAGGACCAACAAGCAGTGCGCAGACTGCCTCCCTCAGGCCCTAACGGAGAACTACAGTTTCAGCCAGAGAGCCAAAGCATGGCCCAAGATGGCAGCCAAG TTGGGAAGGTAGCAGTGGATCAGAACGGAGAGGTCCGGAACAGTCTGCCTGCGGAGCCACCACAGAACCTTCCGCAGCACAcgcgctaa
- the ccndx gene encoding cyclin Dx, which translates to MSVSLWCEEEDGVRAGARGAEAAVRAPWDPSVSGLRVMLRLLSLEERYLPSPLYVSLVQRDPKRREELTKWALEVCCECGCDESVFPLSVSLLDRYLSTTLSLPVSPSCLTAACILVASKLTESETVTADTLCAAAEYEFLSSNLREMERIVLGTLRWDTAAVTPQDFIPHFLSCLEGLQGGDVEVGDFNSTLRRHSDTLAVMCVCDARFLGLPPSLVAAAALNSALRGLERRSQREMRRVTSKLATLCQTDLAVLQCYSELIDGALRERLRSGLRNREEEEEKVGGVEEERAGTPTDLREIDF; encoded by the exons ATGTCCGTGTCTCTGTGGTGCGAGGAGGAGGACGGAGTGCGGGCCGGAGCTCGGGGGGCAGAGGCGGCCGTGAGAGCCCCCTGGGACCCCAGCGTTTCTGGGCTAAGGGTGATGCTGAGActgctgagcttggaggagcgGTACCTGCCCTCACCGCTTTACGTCTCTCTCGTTCAGAGGGATCCCAAGCGCAGAGAGGAGCTCACCAAGTGGGCTCTGGAG gtgtgttgtgagtgtggcTGTGATGAATCCGTATTTCCACTGTCGGTCTCTCTGCTGGATCGGTACCTGTCTACCacactctctctgcctgtctccccATCCTGCCTGACAGCCGCCTGCATCCTGGTGGCTTCCAAGctgacagagagtgagaccgTTACCGCTGATactttgtgtgctgctgctgagtACGAGTTTCTCTCCTCAAACCTGCGG GAGATGGAGCGTATCGTGCTGGGGACCCTCCGGTGGGACACGGCCGCAGTTACACCTCAGGACTTCATCCCACACTTCTTGTCTTGCCTGGAGGGACTACAGGGGGGAGACGTGGAGGTGGGGGACTTCAACTCCACGCTCCGTCGCCACAGCGACACGTTAGCagtcatgtgtgtctgtgatgcTCGCTTCCTGGGCTTGCCCCCTTCTCTGGTTGCTGCAGCAGCACTGAACTCTGCTCTCCGTGGTCTGGAGCGGAGGAGCCAGAGAGAAATGAGGCGCGTGACTTCAAAGCTGGCCACACTCTGTCAGACTGATCTG GCCGTGCTGCAGTGTTACAGTGAGCTCATAGACGGCGCTCTCAGGGAACGATTGAGAAGCGGTTTAAGAaacagagaagaagaagaggagaaagttggaggggtggaggaagaAAGAGCCGGCACGCCCACTGATCTGAGGGAGATAGACTTCTAG